In one window of Thiobacillus sp. DNA:
- the pabB gene encoding aminodeoxychorismate synthase component I has product MPWAMWLDSGQPGIHGGRQDLIAALPRIVLVVSGSEVLIQEDGKERRANGDPIKILAAFMEPESDGVGAGGAVGYFAYDLARRYVKLPCIAQDAERLPDMAVGIYDGFVHLDHEKRRCEIRARDTEPGRRWASRMEKILSSPRSQTAQAFSVGGELRSNMDSEAYVRAFNEVQDFIRAGDCYQINLAMRFAASCAGHPWPLYLALRKRSPAPYSAWMNFPFAQVLSSSPESFLSLEDGLATTRPIKGTRPRHQDAIADLRLAEALAASPKDRAENLMIVDLLRNDLGKVCTPGSIQVPELFRVESFATVHHLVSTVTGRLAPDKHGADLLAAAFPGGSITGAPKQRAMEIIESLEPHRRGIYCGAIGYLGFDGRMELNVAIRTLVCSHGEIRYWAGGGLVADSNAAAEYQECLDKGLAMREVLEAFKSNNDAPLGFLNVMI; this is encoded by the coding sequence ATGCCGTGGGCCATGTGGCTGGATAGCGGTCAGCCTGGGATCCATGGAGGTCGCCAAGACCTGATCGCAGCCCTTCCCCGTATCGTCCTGGTTGTCAGTGGATCGGAAGTGCTCATCCAGGAAGATGGAAAGGAACGGCGTGCAAACGGAGATCCGATCAAGATCCTGGCCGCTTTTATGGAGCCGGAATCCGATGGTGTCGGGGCTGGTGGAGCCGTGGGGTATTTCGCCTATGACCTGGCTCGCAGATACGTAAAGCTTCCGTGCATCGCCCAGGATGCGGAGCGCTTGCCGGACATGGCCGTGGGCATTTATGACGGATTCGTGCACCTGGACCATGAAAAACGCCGGTGTGAGATTCGTGCCCGAGACACGGAGCCCGGCAGGCGCTGGGCCTCTCGTATGGAAAAGATCCTGTCCAGCCCTCGTTCACAAACGGCACAGGCCTTCTCGGTGGGAGGTGAACTCCGGTCCAACATGGATTCAGAAGCCTATGTCCGGGCTTTCAATGAAGTGCAAGATTTCATCCGGGCGGGGGACTGTTACCAGATCAACCTTGCGATGCGCTTTGCGGCCTCGTGTGCCGGCCATCCCTGGCCCCTGTACCTGGCCTTGCGCAAGCGAAGCCCTGCACCTTACTCGGCATGGATGAATTTCCCGTTCGCCCAGGTCCTGTCCTCTTCGCCTGAAAGTTTTCTGAGTCTGGAAGATGGCTTGGCCACGACCCGCCCCATCAAGGGGACCCGGCCCCGCCACCAGGATGCCATTGCAGATCTGCGCTTGGCTGAGGCGCTGGCCGCAAGCCCCAAGGACCGGGCAGAAAACCTGATGATCGTGGACCTGTTGCGCAACGATCTGGGCAAGGTCTGCACGCCGGGCAGCATCCAGGTACCCGAGTTGTTCCGCGTGGAGAGTTTCGCCACCGTGCACCACCTGGTCAGCACGGTGACCGGACGGCTGGCGCCGGACAAGCATGGAGCCGATCTCCTGGCGGCGGCCTTTCCCGGAGGCTCCATCACCGGCGCACCCAAGCAACGGGCCATGGAGATCATAGAGTCCCTGGAGCCCCACCGGCGCGGGATCTATTGCGGTGCCATCGGCTATTTGGGCTTTGATGGCCGGATGGAACTCAACGTCGCCATCCGAACGCTGGTTTGCAGCCATGGCGAGATAAGGTACTGGGCCGGCGGCGGCTTGGTGGCGGATTCGAATGCGGCCGCGGAATACCAGGAGTGTCTGGACAAGGGGTTGGCCATGCGGGAAGTCCTGGAGGCCTTCAAGAGCAACAATGATGCCCCCCTCGGATTCCTTAACGTCATGATTTAG
- a CDS encoding exodeoxyribonuclease VII large subunit: MAIPMPEQTQHVLTISEVNRLARLALEKNLPLCWIRGEVSNLTRASSGHWYFTIKDAVASARCVMFRTRNQFVDWSVREGEQIELRAQASLYEPRGDFQLIVEAMRKSGQGNLYEAFLRLKDKLQQEGLFAADGKKALPTMPHAIGIVTSPMAAALRDVMTTLKRRWPNASVIVYPCQVQGGPAPLQIRQAILEANSRKEADVLLLVRGGGSLEDLWAFNDEGVARSIRASAIPIICGVGHETDFTIADFVADARAPTPTGAAQFATPDKVEWVQRIRHQKSRISHGLRTRLDVAWQQHDHLRKRLRHPQEQLRHQHERLQQLTQHLARCGLRVIADANTRVEHMSNRLVGIKPTTGPYRQQLVQLLRRMHQHGHHQQILRARQVAHLQAQLELLCPTQVLQRGYSIVRSIQGTVISTSDQVSVGAHLSIELARGQLGVTVLAKSAR, encoded by the coding sequence ATGGCCATACCCATGCCTGAACAGACTCAACATGTGCTGACCATAAGCGAAGTCAATCGCTTGGCAAGGTTAGCCCTGGAAAAGAACTTGCCCCTCTGCTGGATTCGCGGCGAAGTTTCCAACTTGACCAGGGCATCCTCAGGCCATTGGTACTTCACCATAAAGGATGCCGTGGCGAGCGCCCGTTGCGTCATGTTCCGCACACGCAACCAGTTCGTGGACTGGTCCGTGCGAGAAGGCGAACAGATCGAACTCCGTGCCCAGGCAAGCCTGTATGAGCCCAGGGGAGATTTTCAGCTGATCGTGGAAGCCATGCGCAAGTCGGGTCAGGGCAACCTGTATGAAGCCTTCCTGCGCCTGAAAGACAAGTTGCAGCAGGAAGGTCTTTTCGCCGCGGATGGAAAGAAAGCCCTTCCCACCATGCCACATGCCATCGGCATAGTCACATCGCCCATGGCAGCGGCCCTGCGGGATGTGATGACGACCCTGAAACGGCGTTGGCCCAACGCTTCCGTCATTGTTTACCCATGCCAAGTACAGGGCGGTCCCGCCCCGTTACAGATCAGGCAAGCCATCCTTGAAGCCAATTCAAGAAAGGAAGCCGACGTGCTCTTGCTGGTGCGCGGCGGCGGCAGCCTGGAGGACCTGTGGGCATTCAACGACGAAGGTGTGGCGCGGTCCATCAGAGCTTCTGCCATCCCCATCATCTGCGGTGTAGGGCACGAGACCGATTTCACCATTGCCGATTTCGTCGCGGACGCACGTGCACCCACGCCCACCGGCGCGGCACAATTTGCCACACCTGACAAAGTTGAATGGGTGCAGCGCATCCGGCACCAGAAAAGTCGTATCTCCCATGGATTGCGTACACGGCTGGATGTCGCCTGGCAGCAACATGACCACCTACGGAAACGACTGAGGCATCCTCAAGAACAGTTGCGGCATCAGCATGAGCGATTGCAGCAATTGACTCAACATCTTGCCCGGTGCGGACTCAGGGTAATTGCTGATGCCAACACCCGTGTGGAGCACATGTCCAACAGGCTGGTTGGCATAAAGCCCACCACTGGTCCCTATCGCCAACAACTGGTGCAATTACTGCGCCGAATGCATCAGCATGGGCATCACCAGCAAATCCTTCGAGCCCGTCAGGTGGCGCACTTGCAGGCTCAACTGGAACTGCTGTGTCCTACCCAGGTACTCCAGCGGGGTTACAGCATCGTGCGTTCCATTCAGGGCACGGTAATCAGCACATCAGATCAAGTCAGCGTTGGAGCACACCTGTCCATAGAACTGGCCCGGGGACAGCTGGGCGTAACCGTGTTGGCCAAGTCAGCGCGGTAA
- a CDS encoding tyrosine--tRNA ligase → MSDIQDALDVIKRGCDELLVEAELIEKLKTGRPLRVKAGFDPTAPDLHLGHTVLLNKMRQLQELGHQAVFLIGDFTGMIGDPTGKNTTRPPLTAEQVEENARTYQAQVFKILDPQKTEVEFNSRWMGGMNAADMIKLAATHTVARMLERDDFSKRYGANQPIAIHEFLYPLIQGYDSVALQADLELGGTDQKFNLLMGRELQKHFGQKPQCILTMPLLEGLDGINKMSKSMGNYVGITEPPNEQFGKLMSVSDTLMWRYIELLSFEPLSVIRQWKREVDEGRNPRDIKVMFAQEIVARFHDRPTAVAALLDFEARFRQGALPDDMAEIQLEAPESGLPITQLLKAAGLVPSTSEAMRSIAGGGVKLDGAKVEDKGFVLRKGVTVVAQVGKRRFARVTLV, encoded by the coding sequence ATGTCCGACATTCAAGATGCCCTTGATGTGATCAAGCGCGGTTGCGACGAGTTGCTGGTCGAAGCCGAGCTGATCGAAAAGCTCAAGACCGGCCGCCCCCTCAGGGTGAAGGCAGGCTTCGACCCCACCGCGCCCGACCTGCACCTGGGGCACACGGTGCTGCTCAACAAGATGCGCCAGTTGCAGGAACTGGGCCACCAGGCCGTGTTCCTCATCGGTGACTTCACCGGCATGATCGGCGACCCCACGGGCAAGAACACCACACGGCCGCCTTTGACTGCGGAGCAGGTGGAAGAGAATGCCCGCACCTACCAGGCCCAGGTGTTCAAGATACTGGACCCGCAAAAGACCGAGGTGGAGTTCAACTCCCGCTGGATGGGGGGCATGAATGCGGCGGACATGATCAAGCTGGCCGCCACCCACACGGTGGCGCGCATGCTGGAGCGGGACGACTTTTCCAAGCGCTACGGCGCCAACCAGCCCATCGCCATCCACGAGTTTCTCTATCCCCTCATCCAGGGCTACGACTCCGTGGCCTTGCAGGCGGACCTGGAGTTGGGTGGCACGGACCAGAAGTTCAACCTGCTCATGGGCCGGGAACTGCAGAAGCACTTTGGACAGAAGCCCCAGTGCATCCTCACCATGCCCTTGTTGGAAGGGCTGGATGGCATCAACAAGATGTCCAAGTCCATGGGTAACTATGTAGGTATCACCGAACCGCCCAACGAGCAGTTCGGCAAGCTCATGTCCGTGTCCGACACCCTGATGTGGCGCTACATCGAGCTGCTGTCCTTCGAGCCTCTATCCGTCATACGACAGTGGAAGCGGGAGGTGGACGAGGGGCGCAATCCCCGCGACATCAAGGTGATGTTCGCCCAGGAAATCGTTGCCCGATTCCATGACCGGCCCACTGCGGTGGCGGCCTTGTTGGACTTCGAGGCCCGCTTCAGACAGGGTGCGTTGCCAGACGACATGGCCGAAATTCAACTGGAAGCACCGGAGTCCGGTTTGCCAATCACCCAGTTGCTGAAGGCCGCGGGCCTGGTGCCCAGCACTTCGGAGGCCATGCGCAGCATCGCCGGCGGCGGCGTGAAGCTGGATGGCGCCAAGGTGGAAGACAAGGGTTTTGTGCTGCGGAAAGGCGTGACAGTGGTGGCCCAGGTGGGCAAGCGGCGCTTTGCCCGCGTGACTTTGGTGTGA
- the thiS gene encoding sulfur carrier protein ThiS — MTLKVNGEPRPFPAPLSIADLLATLALTGKRLAVEKNGEIVPKSQHAQVMADDGDSLEIVVAVGGG, encoded by the coding sequence ATCACTCTGAAAGTCAACGGCGAACCCCGCCCGTTTCCCGCCCCCCTTTCCATCGCCGATCTGCTGGCTACGCTGGCGTTGACCGGCAAACGGTTGGCCGTGGAGAAGAACGGCGAGATCGTGCCCAAAAGCCAGCATGCCCAGGTCATGGCCGACGATGGCGACAGCCTGGAAATCGTCGTTGCCGTGGGCGGCGGCTAA
- a CDS encoding thiazole synthase yields MDSLVIAGKTYSSRLLVGTGKYKDFNETRAAIDASGAQIVTVAIRRTNIGQDPNQPNLLDAVPPSQFTYLPNTAGCYTAEDAIRTLRLARELLDGHDLVKLEVLGDPQSLYPNVTETLHAAEVLVKDGFKIMVYTSDDPIVAKRLEDIGCVAVMPLASLIGSGMGILNPWNLQIIIDRLTVPVIVDAGVGTASDAAIAMELGCDAVLMNTAIAGARNPVLMASAMRKAVEAGREAFLAGRMPRKVYQASPSSPTTGLITA; encoded by the coding sequence ATGGATTCACTCGTCATTGCCGGCAAGACCTATTCCTCCCGCCTGCTGGTGGGCACCGGAAAATACAAGGACTTCAACGAGACCCGGGCGGCCATCGACGCCTCCGGCGCCCAGATCGTCACCGTGGCCATCCGCCGCACCAACATCGGCCAGGACCCGAACCAGCCCAACCTGCTGGATGCCGTGCCCCCCAGCCAGTTCACCTACCTGCCCAACACTGCCGGGTGCTACACGGCGGAAGACGCCATCCGCACCTTGCGCCTGGCCAGGGAACTGCTGGATGGCCACGACCTGGTGAAACTTGAAGTCCTGGGGGACCCCCAGAGCCTCTACCCCAACGTCACAGAGACCCTGCATGCCGCAGAGGTGCTGGTAAAGGACGGCTTCAAAATCATGGTCTACACCTCGGACGACCCCATCGTCGCCAAGAGGCTGGAAGACATCGGCTGCGTGGCCGTCATGCCCCTGGCCTCCCTCATCGGCTCCGGCATGGGCATCCTCAACCCCTGGAATCTGCAGATCATCATCGACCGCCTGACGGTGCCGGTAATCGTGGACGCCGGGGTGGGCACCGCCTCGGACGCCGCCATCGCCATGGAACTGGGCTGCGACGCCGTGCTCATGAACACTGCCATCGCCGGCGCCCGGAACCCGGTGCTCATGGCCTCCGCCATGAGGAAGGCGGTGGAAGCAGGACGGGAGGCTTTCCTGGCCGGACGCATGCCCAGGAAGGTCTACCAGGCCAGCCCCTCCTCCCCCACCACCGGCCTGATCACCGCCTGA
- the trmB gene encoding tRNA (guanosine(46)-N7)-methyltransferase TrmB: protein MSESLPDNREAHTQRRSIRSFVLRAGRMGTGQMRALEELGPRFLIPYSAAPLDLNAAFGREAPKVLEIGFGMGTATAAIAQAHPETDYLGVEVHTPGVGALLKSIGELGLTNLRIVQHDAVEVLEHMLPDASLDGVHIFFPDPWHKKRHHKRRLIQPDFVARLARKLKPGGYLHLATDWSDYAQQMLDVLSADPTLANTAQGYAPRPEYRPLTKFEQRGVRLGHGVWDLIYKRL, encoded by the coding sequence GTGAGCGAATCCCTGCCGGACAACAGAGAGGCCCATACCCAGCGCCGCAGCATCCGCTCCTTCGTGCTGCGGGCCGGCCGCATGGGCACGGGCCAGATGCGGGCCTTGGAGGAACTGGGGCCCCGCTTTCTCATCCCCTATTCGGCCGCCCCCCTGGACCTGAACGCCGCCTTCGGCCGCGAGGCCCCCAAGGTGCTGGAGATCGGCTTCGGCATGGGCACGGCCACGGCCGCCATCGCCCAGGCCCACCCGGAAACCGACTACCTGGGCGTGGAGGTCCACACACCCGGCGTGGGGGCCCTGCTGAAAAGCATCGGCGAGCTGGGCCTCACCAACCTGCGCATCGTCCAGCACGACGCCGTGGAGGTGCTGGAGCACATGCTGCCGGACGCCAGCCTGGACGGCGTGCACATCTTCTTTCCGGACCCCTGGCACAAGAAGCGCCACCACAAGCGCCGCCTGATCCAGCCGGACTTCGTGGCCCGGCTGGCGCGCAAGCTCAAGCCCGGCGGCTACCTGCACCTGGCTACGGACTGGTCGGACTACGCCCAACAGATGCTGGACGTGCTCAGCGCCGACCCGACCCTGGCCAACACGGCCCAAGGCTACGCCCCCCGCCCTGAATACCGCCCCCTGACCAAGTTCGAACAGCGGGGCGTGCGATTGGGCCATGGCGTCTGGGACCTGATCTACAAACGCCTCTGA